In the Epinephelus lanceolatus isolate andai-2023 chromosome 6, ASM4190304v1, whole genome shotgun sequence genome, one interval contains:
- the tcf3b gene encoding transcription factor 3b isoform X4: MNEQQQRMAAVGTDKELSDLLDFSAMFAPPVANGKNRTMTLASTQFGGSAIDERSGSGSWGSAEQNSPSFSQGRGYGEGSHYSEHEGLSSPFISSGVAGKNERPPYPPFGSQPGFLPSDIAMPSPDAMSPSGLKSGSQFYPSYTNNPRRRPPDGGIETQPKKIRKPPGLPSSVYASTSGDEYARDNGGYPGTKPGAVYPGSFYMQGNIARNITGINLLCDTICGGVFIFENVSPLSSEDPWSSSGYSAMLGNTPHIGQPGSFSAINPQDRMNYPLHGSEVNGFHSAPTTYNHTPTINGEGIMANRGTTAGSSGDEIGKALASIYPSDHNSNNFSSAPSTPGSPQAIAGAQSQWQRPTTPNYEGPPHALQSKMEDRLEEAIHVLRSHAVGQGPGLEGAPDMHSLLSAVHNGGLGGLSPAFPNASLALSNRHPAMGGKHEEPTGLPPSSTLLHGHHASGPTPPVGQPEGFTSLPGGLARSTHSTSSSDIKREDKEDDENSSVADKSEDEKKESKAARSRSPEEDDEDLPPEVKMEREKERRVANNARERLRVRDINEAFKELGRMCQLHLSHDKPQTKLLILHQAVNVILNLEQQVRERNLNPKAACLKRREEEKVSGVVGDAPMQLSGGHPSLGGDGHNPVGHM, from the exons ATGAACGAACAGCAGCAAAGAATGGCTGCAGTGGGAACTGACAAGGAACTCAGCGACCTTCTGGATTTCAGCGCG ATGTTCGCGCCTCCAGTAGCAAACGGGAAGAACAGGACAATGACACTCGCCAGCACTCAGTTTGGTGGATCAG CAATAGACGAGCGCAGCGGCTCTGGGTCTTGGGGCTCAGCAGAACAGAACAGCCCCTCTTTCAGCCAAGGACGG GGCTATGGCGAAGGATCCCACTACAGCGAGCATGAAGGCTTGTCCTCTCCATTCATCAGTTCAGGGGTTGCAG GTAAAAATGAGAGGCCACCGTACCCTCCCTTTGGAAGCCAG CCTGGTTTTCTTCCTAGCGACATAGCGATGCCCAGCCCAGATGCCATGTCCCCCTCTGGCCTGAAATCAGGCTCCCAGTTTTACCCATCGTACACCAACAACCCCAGGAGAAGGCCGCCTGATGGAGGCATAG AAACTCAGCCAAAGAAGATTCGGAAACCCCCTGGCCTGCCGTCCTCG GTGTATGCTTCCACATCTGGTGATGAGTATGCCAGAGACAATGGAGGATATCCTGGTACAAAGCCCGGAGCTGTCTACCCTGGCTCTTTCTATATGCAAGGTAACATTGCTCGTAATATCACTGGAATCAATTTGCTCTGCGATACAATTTGTGGAGGTGTTTTCATATTTGAAAATGTGTCTCCGCTTTCCTCAGAAGACCCCTGGTCGTCTTCTGGCTACTCTGCCATGCTGGGTAACACTCCACACATTGGACAGCCAGGCTCCTTCTCCGCAATTAACCCACAGGACAGGATG AACTATCCTCTGCACGGCAGCGAAGTCAACGGCTTCCACTCAGCCCCCACCACCTACAACCACACACCCACTATCAATGGGGAAGGCATTATGG CCAACCGAGGCACCACAGCTGGCAGTTCAGGAGATGAAATTGGGAAGGCTCTTGCCTCA ATTTACCCGTCGGACCACAACAGTAATAACTTCTCCTCAGCTCCATCTACTCCTGGATCTCCTCAGGCTATCGCAG GAGCTCAGTCTCAGTGGCAAAGACCAACCACACCCAACTATGAAGGGCCACCACATGCACTG CAGAGTAAAATGGAAGACCGTTTGGAGGAGGCAATTCATGTACTGCGTAGCCATGCTGTGGGCCAGGGTCCTGGCTTAGAGGGCGCCCCCGACATGCACAGCCTGCTGTCCGCAGTACACAACGGGGGCCTCGGGGGCCTTTCTCCGGCTTTCCCCAATGCAAGCCTCGCCCTCAGCAACAGACATCCTGCTATG GGAGGGAAACACGAGGAGCCCACAGGCCTTCCTCCCAGCAGCACTCTTCTGCACGGTCATCACGCATCCGGACCCACACCACCAGTCGGCCAACCAGAAGGCTTCACCA GTCTCCCTGGTGGTTTGGCCCGCTCCACACACTCCACCAGCAGCTCAGACATTAAAAGAGAAGACAAAGAGGATGATGAAAACTCATCTGTTGCAGACAAATCCGAAGACGAAAAGAAGGAGAGCAAGGCAGCACGCAGTCGAAG TCCGGAGGAAGATGACGAGGACCTTCCCCCTGAGGTGAAGATGGAGCGCGAGAAGGAGCGGCGAGTGGCTAACAATGCCCGCGAGCGCCTCAGAGTACGGGACATCAACGAGGCATTTAAGGAGCTTGGGAGGATGTGCCAGCTGCACCTCAGCCATGACAAACCTCAGACCAAACTTCTCATCCTGCACCAAGCTGTCAATGTCATCCTCAATTTAGAACAGCAAGTCAGAG AGCGTAACCTTAACCCCAAGGCAGCATGTTTAAAACGCCGTGAGGAGGAGAAAGTGTCTGGGGTGGTGGGTGATGCACCCATGCAGCTCTCAGGAGGCCATCCAAGTCTGGGAGGAGATGGCCACAACCCAGTTGGCCACATGTAA
- the tcf3b gene encoding transcription factor 3b isoform X9: MFAPPVANGKNRTMTLASTQFGGSAIDERSGSGSWGSAEQNSPSFSQGRGYGEGSHYSEHEGLSSPFISSGVAGKNERPPYPPFGSQPGFLPSDIAMPSPDAMSPSGLKSGSQFYPSYTNNPRRRPPDGGIETQPKKIRKPPGLPSSVYASTSGDEYARDNGGYPGTKPGAVYPGSFYMQGNIARNITGINLLCDTICGGVFIFENVSPLSSEDPWSSSGYSAMLGNTPHIGQPGSFSAINPQDRMNYPLHGSEVNGFHSAPTTYNHTPTINGEGIMANRGTTAGSSGDEIGKALASIYPSDHNSNNFSSAPSTPGSPQAIAGAQSQWQRPTTPNYEGPPHALQSKMEDRLEEAIHVLRSHAVGQGPGLEGAPDMHSLLSAVHNGGLGGLSPAFPNASLALSNRHPAMQGGKHEEPTGLPPSSTLLHGHHASGPTPPVGQPEGFTSLPGGLARSTHSTSSSDIKREDKEDDENSSVADKSEDEKKESKAARSRRKEALTLQMLSSLSDQKDDPEEDDEDLPPEVKMEREKERRVANNARERLRVRDINEAFKELGRMCQLHLSHDKPQTKLLILHQAVNVILNLEQQVRERNLNPKAACLKRREEEKVSGVVGDAPMQLSGGHPSLGGDGHNPVGHM, from the exons ATGTTCGCGCCTCCAGTAGCAAACGGGAAGAACAGGACAATGACACTCGCCAGCACTCAGTTTGGTGGATCAG CAATAGACGAGCGCAGCGGCTCTGGGTCTTGGGGCTCAGCAGAACAGAACAGCCCCTCTTTCAGCCAAGGACGG GGCTATGGCGAAGGATCCCACTACAGCGAGCATGAAGGCTTGTCCTCTCCATTCATCAGTTCAGGGGTTGCAG GTAAAAATGAGAGGCCACCGTACCCTCCCTTTGGAAGCCAG CCTGGTTTTCTTCCTAGCGACATAGCGATGCCCAGCCCAGATGCCATGTCCCCCTCTGGCCTGAAATCAGGCTCCCAGTTTTACCCATCGTACACCAACAACCCCAGGAGAAGGCCGCCTGATGGAGGCATAG AAACTCAGCCAAAGAAGATTCGGAAACCCCCTGGCCTGCCGTCCTCG GTGTATGCTTCCACATCTGGTGATGAGTATGCCAGAGACAATGGAGGATATCCTGGTACAAAGCCCGGAGCTGTCTACCCTGGCTCTTTCTATATGCAAGGTAACATTGCTCGTAATATCACTGGAATCAATTTGCTCTGCGATACAATTTGTGGAGGTGTTTTCATATTTGAAAATGTGTCTCCGCTTTCCTCAGAAGACCCCTGGTCGTCTTCTGGCTACTCTGCCATGCTGGGTAACACTCCACACATTGGACAGCCAGGCTCCTTCTCCGCAATTAACCCACAGGACAGGATG AACTATCCTCTGCACGGCAGCGAAGTCAACGGCTTCCACTCAGCCCCCACCACCTACAACCACACACCCACTATCAATGGGGAAGGCATTATGG CCAACCGAGGCACCACAGCTGGCAGTTCAGGAGATGAAATTGGGAAGGCTCTTGCCTCA ATTTACCCGTCGGACCACAACAGTAATAACTTCTCCTCAGCTCCATCTACTCCTGGATCTCCTCAGGCTATCGCAG GAGCTCAGTCTCAGTGGCAAAGACCAACCACACCCAACTATGAAGGGCCACCACATGCACTG CAGAGTAAAATGGAAGACCGTTTGGAGGAGGCAATTCATGTACTGCGTAGCCATGCTGTGGGCCAGGGTCCTGGCTTAGAGGGCGCCCCCGACATGCACAGCCTGCTGTCCGCAGTACACAACGGGGGCCTCGGGGGCCTTTCTCCGGCTTTCCCCAATGCAAGCCTCGCCCTCAGCAACAGACATCCTGCTATG CAGGGAGGGAAACACGAGGAGCCCACAGGCCTTCCTCCCAGCAGCACTCTTCTGCACGGTCATCACGCATCCGGACCCACACCACCAGTCGGCCAACCAGAAGGCTTCACCA GTCTCCCTGGTGGTTTGGCCCGCTCCACACACTCCACCAGCAGCTCAGACATTAAAAGAGAAGACAAAGAGGATGATGAAAACTCATCTGTTGCAGACAAATCCGAAGACGAAAAGAAGGAGAGCAAGGCAGCACGCAGTCGAAG AAAGGAGGCGTTGACCCTCCAGATGCTCTCTAGCCTTTCAGACCAGAAAGATGA TCCGGAGGAAGATGACGAGGACCTTCCCCCTGAGGTGAAGATGGAGCGCGAGAAGGAGCGGCGAGTGGCTAACAATGCCCGCGAGCGCCTCAGAGTACGGGACATCAACGAGGCATTTAAGGAGCTTGGGAGGATGTGCCAGCTGCACCTCAGCCATGACAAACCTCAGACCAAACTTCTCATCCTGCACCAAGCTGTCAATGTCATCCTCAATTTAGAACAGCAAGTCAGAG AGCGTAACCTTAACCCCAAGGCAGCATGTTTAAAACGCCGTGAGGAGGAGAAAGTGTCTGGGGTGGTGGGTGATGCACCCATGCAGCTCTCAGGAGGCCATCCAAGTCTGGGAGGAGATGGCCACAACCCAGTTGGCCACATGTAA
- the tcf3b gene encoding transcription factor 3b isoform X2, which translates to MNEQQQRMAAVGTDKELSDLLDFSAMFAPPVANGKNRTMTLASTQFGGSAIDERSGSGSWGSAEQNSPSFSQGRGYGEGSHYSEHEGLSSPFISSGVAGKNERPPYPPFGSQPGFLPSDIAMPSPDAMSPSGLKSGSQFYPSYTNNPRRRPPDGGIETQPKKIRKPPGLPSSVYASTSGDEYARDNGGYPGTKPGAVYPGSFYMQGNIARNITGINLLCDTICGGVFIFENVSPLSSEDPWSSSGYSAMLGNTPHIGQPGSFSAINPQDRMNYPLHGSEVNGFHSAPTTYNHTPTINGEGIMANRGTTAGSSGDEIGKALASIYPSDHNSNNFSSAPSTPGSPQAIAGAQSQWQRPTTPNYEGPPHALQSKMEDRLEEAIHVLRSHAVGQGPGLEGAPDMHSLLSAVHNGGLGGLSPAFPNASLALSNRHPAMGGKHEEPTGLPPSSTLLHGHHASGPTPPVGQPEGFTSLPGGLARSTHSTSSSDIKREDKEDDENSSVADKSEDEKKESKAARSRRKEALTLQMLSSLSDQKDDPEEDDEDLPPEVKMEREKERRVANNARERLRVRDINEAFKELGRMCQLHLSHDKPQTKLLILHQAVNVILNLEQQVRERNLNPKAACLKRREEEKVSGVVGDAPMQLSGGHPSLGGDGHNPVGHM; encoded by the exons ATGAACGAACAGCAGCAAAGAATGGCTGCAGTGGGAACTGACAAGGAACTCAGCGACCTTCTGGATTTCAGCGCG ATGTTCGCGCCTCCAGTAGCAAACGGGAAGAACAGGACAATGACACTCGCCAGCACTCAGTTTGGTGGATCAG CAATAGACGAGCGCAGCGGCTCTGGGTCTTGGGGCTCAGCAGAACAGAACAGCCCCTCTTTCAGCCAAGGACGG GGCTATGGCGAAGGATCCCACTACAGCGAGCATGAAGGCTTGTCCTCTCCATTCATCAGTTCAGGGGTTGCAG GTAAAAATGAGAGGCCACCGTACCCTCCCTTTGGAAGCCAG CCTGGTTTTCTTCCTAGCGACATAGCGATGCCCAGCCCAGATGCCATGTCCCCCTCTGGCCTGAAATCAGGCTCCCAGTTTTACCCATCGTACACCAACAACCCCAGGAGAAGGCCGCCTGATGGAGGCATAG AAACTCAGCCAAAGAAGATTCGGAAACCCCCTGGCCTGCCGTCCTCG GTGTATGCTTCCACATCTGGTGATGAGTATGCCAGAGACAATGGAGGATATCCTGGTACAAAGCCCGGAGCTGTCTACCCTGGCTCTTTCTATATGCAAGGTAACATTGCTCGTAATATCACTGGAATCAATTTGCTCTGCGATACAATTTGTGGAGGTGTTTTCATATTTGAAAATGTGTCTCCGCTTTCCTCAGAAGACCCCTGGTCGTCTTCTGGCTACTCTGCCATGCTGGGTAACACTCCACACATTGGACAGCCAGGCTCCTTCTCCGCAATTAACCCACAGGACAGGATG AACTATCCTCTGCACGGCAGCGAAGTCAACGGCTTCCACTCAGCCCCCACCACCTACAACCACACACCCACTATCAATGGGGAAGGCATTATGG CCAACCGAGGCACCACAGCTGGCAGTTCAGGAGATGAAATTGGGAAGGCTCTTGCCTCA ATTTACCCGTCGGACCACAACAGTAATAACTTCTCCTCAGCTCCATCTACTCCTGGATCTCCTCAGGCTATCGCAG GAGCTCAGTCTCAGTGGCAAAGACCAACCACACCCAACTATGAAGGGCCACCACATGCACTG CAGAGTAAAATGGAAGACCGTTTGGAGGAGGCAATTCATGTACTGCGTAGCCATGCTGTGGGCCAGGGTCCTGGCTTAGAGGGCGCCCCCGACATGCACAGCCTGCTGTCCGCAGTACACAACGGGGGCCTCGGGGGCCTTTCTCCGGCTTTCCCCAATGCAAGCCTCGCCCTCAGCAACAGACATCCTGCTATG GGAGGGAAACACGAGGAGCCCACAGGCCTTCCTCCCAGCAGCACTCTTCTGCACGGTCATCACGCATCCGGACCCACACCACCAGTCGGCCAACCAGAAGGCTTCACCA GTCTCCCTGGTGGTTTGGCCCGCTCCACACACTCCACCAGCAGCTCAGACATTAAAAGAGAAGACAAAGAGGATGATGAAAACTCATCTGTTGCAGACAAATCCGAAGACGAAAAGAAGGAGAGCAAGGCAGCACGCAGTCGAAG AAAGGAGGCGTTGACCCTCCAGATGCTCTCTAGCCTTTCAGACCAGAAAGATGA TCCGGAGGAAGATGACGAGGACCTTCCCCCTGAGGTGAAGATGGAGCGCGAGAAGGAGCGGCGAGTGGCTAACAATGCCCGCGAGCGCCTCAGAGTACGGGACATCAACGAGGCATTTAAGGAGCTTGGGAGGATGTGCCAGCTGCACCTCAGCCATGACAAACCTCAGACCAAACTTCTCATCCTGCACCAAGCTGTCAATGTCATCCTCAATTTAGAACAGCAAGTCAGAG AGCGTAACCTTAACCCCAAGGCAGCATGTTTAAAACGCCGTGAGGAGGAGAAAGTGTCTGGGGTGGTGGGTGATGCACCCATGCAGCTCTCAGGAGGCCATCCAAGTCTGGGAGGAGATGGCCACAACCCAGTTGGCCACATGTAA
- the tcf3b gene encoding transcription factor 3b isoform X3 has translation MNEQQQRMAAVGTDKELSDLLDFSAMFAPPVANGKNRTMTLASTQFGGSAIDERSGSGSWGSAEQNSPSFSQGRGYGEGSHYSEHEGLSSPFISSGVAGKNERPPYPPFGSQPGFLPSDIAMPSPDAMSPSGLKSGSQFYPSYTNNPRRRPPDGGIETQPKKIRKPPGLPSSVYASTSGDEYARDNGGYPGTKPGAVYPGSFYMQGNIARNITGINLLCDTICGGVFIFENVSPLSSEDPWSSSGYSAMLGNTPHIGQPGSFSAINPQDRMNYPLHGSEVNGFHSAPTTYNHTPTINGEGIMANRGTTAGSSGDEIGKALASIYPSDHNSNNFSSAPSTPGSPQAIAGAQSQWQRPTTPNYEGPPHALQSKMEDRLEEAIHVLRSHAVGQGPGLEGAPDMHSLLSAVHNGGLGGLSPAFPNASLALSNRHPAMQGGKHEEPTGLPPSSTLLHGHHASGPTPPVGQPEGFTSLPGGLARSTHSTSSSDIKREDKEDDENSSVADKSEDEKKESKAARSRSPEEDDEDLPPEVKMEREKERRVANNARERLRVRDINEAFKELGRMCQLHLSHDKPQTKLLILHQAVNVILNLEQQVRERNLNPKAACLKRREEEKVSGVVGDAPMQLSGGHPSLGGDGHNPVGHM, from the exons ATGAACGAACAGCAGCAAAGAATGGCTGCAGTGGGAACTGACAAGGAACTCAGCGACCTTCTGGATTTCAGCGCG ATGTTCGCGCCTCCAGTAGCAAACGGGAAGAACAGGACAATGACACTCGCCAGCACTCAGTTTGGTGGATCAG CAATAGACGAGCGCAGCGGCTCTGGGTCTTGGGGCTCAGCAGAACAGAACAGCCCCTCTTTCAGCCAAGGACGG GGCTATGGCGAAGGATCCCACTACAGCGAGCATGAAGGCTTGTCCTCTCCATTCATCAGTTCAGGGGTTGCAG GTAAAAATGAGAGGCCACCGTACCCTCCCTTTGGAAGCCAG CCTGGTTTTCTTCCTAGCGACATAGCGATGCCCAGCCCAGATGCCATGTCCCCCTCTGGCCTGAAATCAGGCTCCCAGTTTTACCCATCGTACACCAACAACCCCAGGAGAAGGCCGCCTGATGGAGGCATAG AAACTCAGCCAAAGAAGATTCGGAAACCCCCTGGCCTGCCGTCCTCG GTGTATGCTTCCACATCTGGTGATGAGTATGCCAGAGACAATGGAGGATATCCTGGTACAAAGCCCGGAGCTGTCTACCCTGGCTCTTTCTATATGCAAGGTAACATTGCTCGTAATATCACTGGAATCAATTTGCTCTGCGATACAATTTGTGGAGGTGTTTTCATATTTGAAAATGTGTCTCCGCTTTCCTCAGAAGACCCCTGGTCGTCTTCTGGCTACTCTGCCATGCTGGGTAACACTCCACACATTGGACAGCCAGGCTCCTTCTCCGCAATTAACCCACAGGACAGGATG AACTATCCTCTGCACGGCAGCGAAGTCAACGGCTTCCACTCAGCCCCCACCACCTACAACCACACACCCACTATCAATGGGGAAGGCATTATGG CCAACCGAGGCACCACAGCTGGCAGTTCAGGAGATGAAATTGGGAAGGCTCTTGCCTCA ATTTACCCGTCGGACCACAACAGTAATAACTTCTCCTCAGCTCCATCTACTCCTGGATCTCCTCAGGCTATCGCAG GAGCTCAGTCTCAGTGGCAAAGACCAACCACACCCAACTATGAAGGGCCACCACATGCACTG CAGAGTAAAATGGAAGACCGTTTGGAGGAGGCAATTCATGTACTGCGTAGCCATGCTGTGGGCCAGGGTCCTGGCTTAGAGGGCGCCCCCGACATGCACAGCCTGCTGTCCGCAGTACACAACGGGGGCCTCGGGGGCCTTTCTCCGGCTTTCCCCAATGCAAGCCTCGCCCTCAGCAACAGACATCCTGCTATG CAGGGAGGGAAACACGAGGAGCCCACAGGCCTTCCTCCCAGCAGCACTCTTCTGCACGGTCATCACGCATCCGGACCCACACCACCAGTCGGCCAACCAGAAGGCTTCACCA GTCTCCCTGGTGGTTTGGCCCGCTCCACACACTCCACCAGCAGCTCAGACATTAAAAGAGAAGACAAAGAGGATGATGAAAACTCATCTGTTGCAGACAAATCCGAAGACGAAAAGAAGGAGAGCAAGGCAGCACGCAGTCGAAG TCCGGAGGAAGATGACGAGGACCTTCCCCCTGAGGTGAAGATGGAGCGCGAGAAGGAGCGGCGAGTGGCTAACAATGCCCGCGAGCGCCTCAGAGTACGGGACATCAACGAGGCATTTAAGGAGCTTGGGAGGATGTGCCAGCTGCACCTCAGCCATGACAAACCTCAGACCAAACTTCTCATCCTGCACCAAGCTGTCAATGTCATCCTCAATTTAGAACAGCAAGTCAGAG AGCGTAACCTTAACCCCAAGGCAGCATGTTTAAAACGCCGTGAGGAGGAGAAAGTGTCTGGGGTGGTGGGTGATGCACCCATGCAGCTCTCAGGAGGCCATCCAAGTCTGGGAGGAGATGGCCACAACCCAGTTGGCCACATGTAA
- the tcf3b gene encoding transcription factor 3b isoform X10, translating to MNEQQQRMAAVGTDKELSDLLDFSAMFAPPVANGKNRTMTLASTQFGGSAIDERSGSGSWGSAEQNSPSFSQGRGYGEGSHYSEHEGLSSPFISSGVAGKNERPPYPPFGSQPGFLPSDIAMPSPDAMSPSGLKSGSQFYPSYTNNPRRRPPDGGIETQPKKIRKPPGLPSSVYASTSGDEYARDNGGYPGTKPGAVYPGSFYMQEDPWSSSGYSAMLGNTPHIGQPGSFSAINPQDRMNYPLHGSEVNGFHSAPTTYNHTPTINGEGIMANRGTTAGSSGDEIGKALASIYPSDHNSNNFSSAPSTPGSPQAIAAGAQSQWQRPTTPNYEGPPHALQSKMEDRLEEAIHVLRSHAVGQGPGLEGAPDMHSLLSAVHNGGLGGLSPAFPNASLALSNRHPAMQGGKHEEPTGLPPSSTLLHGHHASGPTPPVGQPEGFTSLPGGLARSTHSTSSSDIKREDKEDDENSSVADKSEDEKKESKAARSRRKEALTLQMLSSLSDQKDDPEEDDEDLPPEVKMEREKERRVANNARERLRVRDINEAFKELGRMCQLHLSHDKPQTKLLILHQAVNVILNLEQQVRERNLNPKAACLKRREEEKVSGVVGDAPMQLSGGHPSLGGDGHNPVGHM from the exons ATGAACGAACAGCAGCAAAGAATGGCTGCAGTGGGAACTGACAAGGAACTCAGCGACCTTCTGGATTTCAGCGCG ATGTTCGCGCCTCCAGTAGCAAACGGGAAGAACAGGACAATGACACTCGCCAGCACTCAGTTTGGTGGATCAG CAATAGACGAGCGCAGCGGCTCTGGGTCTTGGGGCTCAGCAGAACAGAACAGCCCCTCTTTCAGCCAAGGACGG GGCTATGGCGAAGGATCCCACTACAGCGAGCATGAAGGCTTGTCCTCTCCATTCATCAGTTCAGGGGTTGCAG GTAAAAATGAGAGGCCACCGTACCCTCCCTTTGGAAGCCAG CCTGGTTTTCTTCCTAGCGACATAGCGATGCCCAGCCCAGATGCCATGTCCCCCTCTGGCCTGAAATCAGGCTCCCAGTTTTACCCATCGTACACCAACAACCCCAGGAGAAGGCCGCCTGATGGAGGCATAG AAACTCAGCCAAAGAAGATTCGGAAACCCCCTGGCCTGCCGTCCTCG GTGTATGCTTCCACATCTGGTGATGAGTATGCCAGAGACAATGGAGGATATCCTGGTACAAAGCCCGGAGCTGTCTACCCTGGCTCTTTCTATATGCAAG AAGACCCCTGGTCGTCTTCTGGCTACTCTGCCATGCTGGGTAACACTCCACACATTGGACAGCCAGGCTCCTTCTCCGCAATTAACCCACAGGACAGGATG AACTATCCTCTGCACGGCAGCGAAGTCAACGGCTTCCACTCAGCCCCCACCACCTACAACCACACACCCACTATCAATGGGGAAGGCATTATGG CCAACCGAGGCACCACAGCTGGCAGTTCAGGAGATGAAATTGGGAAGGCTCTTGCCTCA ATTTACCCGTCGGACCACAACAGTAATAACTTCTCCTCAGCTCCATCTACTCCTGGATCTCCTCAGGCTATCGCAG CAGGAGCTCAGTCTCAGTGGCAAAGACCAACCACACCCAACTATGAAGGGCCACCACATGCACTG CAGAGTAAAATGGAAGACCGTTTGGAGGAGGCAATTCATGTACTGCGTAGCCATGCTGTGGGCCAGGGTCCTGGCTTAGAGGGCGCCCCCGACATGCACAGCCTGCTGTCCGCAGTACACAACGGGGGCCTCGGGGGCCTTTCTCCGGCTTTCCCCAATGCAAGCCTCGCCCTCAGCAACAGACATCCTGCTATG CAGGGAGGGAAACACGAGGAGCCCACAGGCCTTCCTCCCAGCAGCACTCTTCTGCACGGTCATCACGCATCCGGACCCACACCACCAGTCGGCCAACCAGAAGGCTTCACCA GTCTCCCTGGTGGTTTGGCCCGCTCCACACACTCCACCAGCAGCTCAGACATTAAAAGAGAAGACAAAGAGGATGATGAAAACTCATCTGTTGCAGACAAATCCGAAGACGAAAAGAAGGAGAGCAAGGCAGCACGCAGTCGAAG AAAGGAGGCGTTGACCCTCCAGATGCTCTCTAGCCTTTCAGACCAGAAAGATGA TCCGGAGGAAGATGACGAGGACCTTCCCCCTGAGGTGAAGATGGAGCGCGAGAAGGAGCGGCGAGTGGCTAACAATGCCCGCGAGCGCCTCAGAGTACGGGACATCAACGAGGCATTTAAGGAGCTTGGGAGGATGTGCCAGCTGCACCTCAGCCATGACAAACCTCAGACCAAACTTCTCATCCTGCACCAAGCTGTCAATGTCATCCTCAATTTAGAACAGCAAGTCAGAG AGCGTAACCTTAACCCCAAGGCAGCATGTTTAAAACGCCGTGAGGAGGAGAAAGTGTCTGGGGTGGTGGGTGATGCACCCATGCAGCTCTCAGGAGGCCATCCAAGTCTGGGAGGAGATGGCCACAACCCAGTTGGCCACATGTAA